One genomic window of Melanotaenia boesemani isolate fMelBoe1 chromosome 20, fMelBoe1.pri, whole genome shotgun sequence includes the following:
- the eml1 gene encoding echinoderm microtubule-associated protein-like 1 isoform X4: MEDGFSSYSSLYDTSSLLQFCNDDSASAASSMEVTDRIASLEQRVQMQEDEIQLLKSALADVVRRLNLSEEQQAMGSRRGPTKDPAMMKKSPSADSSVAKPARPMIATLPLRPTVNNGTILPKKGSGTLPSPSGSGSRKDTSTAANKSTVRRANSNEHVGTLTRKDSGDSKGNRTRTGSTGSNSSGKRSDSKQRDPVFNAGMRRVTHCKEEGYVKMFLKGRPITMYMPKDQMDSYCLEARTELPNNKLKLDWVYGYRGRDCRSNLYLLPTGETVYFIASVVVLFNVDEQLQRHYMGHTDDIKCLAVHPDKITIATGQVAGTSSDGKQLAPHVRVWDSVSLNTLHVLGAGFFDRALVCLAFSKSNGGNSLCVVDDSNDHVLSVWDWQREDRLAEVKCSNESVFAADFHPTDSNIIVTCGKSHLYFWTMEKGILVKKQGLFEKQEKPKFVLCVTFAENGDAITGDSSGNILVWGKGTNRISHVIQGAHEGSIFAVCMLRNGTLVSGGKDRRLVSWDSSYQQIQTVEVPELFGPIRTIAEGRGETVLIGTTKNFVLQGSLDGEFTSITQGHTDELWGLAVHPWKPQFLTCGYDRQVCLWDSSSHQLIWIKNIEDTAQSAGFHPSGAVVAIGTQTGRWLVLDTDSKDLVTVHTDGNEQLSVMRYGPDGNFLAIGSHDNYIYIYAVVENGRKYSRVGKCSGHSSFITHLDWSVDAQYLVSNSGDYEILYWIPSVCKQVVSVENTRDIDWATCTCTLGFQVFGLWPDGSDGTDINAVCRSNDRSLLVTGDDFGKVHLLSYPCSQFRAPSHIYGGHSSHVTNVTFLSDDSNLVSTGGKDMSVMQWRVV; the protein is encoded by the exons ATGACAGTGCATCAGCAGCCAGCAGTATGGAGGTGACTGACCGCATCGCCTCTCTGGAGCAGAGGGTCCAAATGCAGGAGGACGAGATTCAGCTGCTCAAGTCTGCTCTAGCCGACGTGGTCCGCAGGCTTAATCTGTCTGAAGAGCAACAGGCCATGGGGTCCCGTAGAGGACCCACCAAAG ACCCTGCTATGATGAAAAAATCTCCTTCAGCAGACAGCAGTGTTGCAAAGCCAG CCAGGCCAATGATTGCAACTCTGCCGTTACGGCCCACTGTAAACAATGGGACCATCCTACCAAAGAAAGGCAGTGGAACTCTGCCCTCcccatctggatctggatccaGAAAGGACACCAGCACAGCAGCCAACAAAAG CACTGTAAGGAGAGCCAACTCAAACGAACATGTGGGGACCCTTACTCGGAAAGATTCGGGTGACTCCAAGGGCAATCGAACCCGCACTGGGTCCACAGGCAGCAACTCCAGCGGTAAAAGAAGTGACAG CAAACAGAGGGATCCAGTGTTCAACGCAG GGATGCGACGTGTGACCCACTGCAAAG AGGAAGGTTATGTGAAAATGTTCCTTAAGGGTCGTCCCATCACCATGTACATGCCCAAAGACCAAATGGACAGCTACTGTCTAGAGGCAAGAACCGAGCTGCCCAACAACAAACTCAAACTGGACTGGGT TTACGGTTACCGTGGTCGAGACTGTCGATCCAACCTTTATCTGCTTCCCACTGGAGAAACAGTCTATTTCATTGCCTCGGTGGTTGTCCTGTTCAATGTGGACGAGCAGCTGCAGAGACACTACATGGGACACACTGATGACATTAAATG TCTGGCTGTCCATCCAGATAAAATCACCATAGCAACCGGACAAGTGGCAGGCACCTCCTCGGATGGAAAA CAGTTGGCTCCTCATGTTCGTGTCTGGGACTCTGTCAGCCTAAACACCCTCCATGTTCTGGGTGCAGGCTTCTTTGACCGAGCACTAGTCTGCCTGGCTTTCTCAAAATCG AATGGAGGAAACAGTCTTTGTGTTGTTGATGACTCCAATGACCACGTCCTCTCCGTGTGGGACTGGCAGAGAGAAGACCGACTGGCTGAGGTTAAG TGCTCCAATGAGTCAGTGTTCGCGGCAGACTTTCATCCAACGGACAGCAACATCATAGTGACCTGTGGCAAATCTCATCTCTATTTTTGGACTATGGAGAAAGGCATACTGGTCAAAAAGCAAGGATTGTTTGAG AAACAAGAGAAGCCcaagtttgtgttgtgtgtgacCTTCGCAGAAAATGGAGACGCGATCACTGGAGACTCAAGTGGAAACATTCTGGTGTGGGGAAAAG GCACTAATCGCATCAGCCACGTCATTCAGGGAGCTCACGAGGGCAGCATCTTTGCTGTGTGCATGCTGAGAAATGGCACACTGGTGTCAGGGGGGAAAGACCGCAGACTTGTTTCCTGGGACAGCAGTTACCAACAAATACAAACAGTGGAG GTACCTGAGTTATTTGGTCCCATTCGGACCATAGCAGAAGGCAGAGGGGAGACTGTGCTCATTGGGACTACAaagaattttgttttacaagGCAGTTTGGATGGAGAATTCACATCCATTACACAG GGTCACACGGATGAATTATGGGGTCTGGCTGTGCATCCCTGGAAACCTCAGTTCCTGACCTGTGGATATGACAGGCAGGTCTGTTTATGGGACTCAAGCAGCCATCAGCTTATTTGGATCAAGAACATTGAA GATACTGCCCAGTCAGCAGGCTTTCACCCATCTGGAGCTGTGGTTGCCATAGGAACCCAAACTGGCAG GTGGCTGGTGCTGGACACCGACTCTAAGGATTTAGTCACAGTGCACACAGATGGGAATGAACAGCTGTCTGTTATGCGCTACGGACCAG ATGGTAACTTCCTGGCTATCGGTTCCCATGACAACTACATCTACATCTACGCTGTAGTAGAGAACGGGAGGAAGTACAGTCGAGTTGGGAAGTGTTCG GGTCATTCCAGTTTCATCACCCATTTGGACTGGTCAGTGGACGCCCAGTACCTCGTATCAAATTCAGGCGACTACGAGATTCTATACT GGATCCCATCAGTGTGCAAACAGGTAGTTAGCGTGGAGAACACCAGAGATATTGATTGGGCCACTTGCACTTGTACTCTAGGCTTCCAGGTCTTTG GTCTGTGGCCTGATGGTTCAGATGGCACCGACATCAATGCAGTGTGCAGGTCTAATGACAGAAGCCTCCTGGTCACTGGGGATGACTTTGGGAAGGTCCATCTCTTATCGTACCCCTGTTCACAGTTCAGG GCTCCCAGCCATATTTATGGTGGCCATAGCAGCCATGTGACCAATGTGACCTTCCTGTCTGATGACAGCAACCTGGTGTCGACTGGTGGGAAGGACATGAGTGTGATGCAGTGGAGGGTTGTCTGA
- the eml1 gene encoding echinoderm microtubule-associated protein-like 1 isoform X9: protein MEDGFSSYSSLYDTSSLLQFCNDDSASAASSMEVTDRIASLEQRVQMQEDEIQLLKSALADVVRRLNLSEEQQAMGSRRGPTKARPMIATLPLRPTVNNGTILPKKGSGTLPSPSGSGSRKDTSTAANKSTVRRANSNEHVGTLTRKDSGDSKGNRTRTGSTGSNSSGKRSDSKQRDPVFNAEEGYVKMFLKGRPITMYMPKDQMDSYCLEARTELPNNKLKLDWVYGYRGRDCRSNLYLLPTGETVYFIASVVVLFNVDEQLQRHYMGHTDDIKCLAVHPDKITIATGQVAGTSSDGKQLAPHVRVWDSVSLNTLHVLGAGFFDRALVCLAFSKSNGGNSLCVVDDSNDHVLSVWDWQREDRLAEVKCSNESVFAADFHPTDSNIIVTCGKSHLYFWTMEKGILVKKQGLFEKQEKPKFVLCVTFAENGDAITGDSSGNILVWGKGTNRISHVIQGAHEGSIFAVCMLRNGTLVSGGKDRRLVSWDSSYQQIQTVEVPELFGPIRTIAEGRGETVLIGTTKNFVLQGSLDGEFTSITQGHTDELWGLAVHPWKPQFLTCGYDRQVCLWDSSSHQLIWIKNIEDTAQSAGFHPSGAVVAIGTQTGRWLVLDTDSKDLVTVHTDGNEQLSVMRYGPDGNFLAIGSHDNYIYIYAVVENGRKYSRVGKCSGHSSFITHLDWSVDAQYLVSNSGDYEILYWIPSVCKQVVSVENTRDIDWATCTCTLGFQVFGLWPDGSDGTDINAVCRSNDRSLLVTGDDFGKVHLLSYPCSQFRAPSHIYGGHSSHVTNVTFLSDDSNLVSTGGKDMSVMQWRVV, encoded by the exons ATGACAGTGCATCAGCAGCCAGCAGTATGGAGGTGACTGACCGCATCGCCTCTCTGGAGCAGAGGGTCCAAATGCAGGAGGACGAGATTCAGCTGCTCAAGTCTGCTCTAGCCGACGTGGTCCGCAGGCTTAATCTGTCTGAAGAGCAACAGGCCATGGGGTCCCGTAGAGGACCCACCAAAG CCAGGCCAATGATTGCAACTCTGCCGTTACGGCCCACTGTAAACAATGGGACCATCCTACCAAAGAAAGGCAGTGGAACTCTGCCCTCcccatctggatctggatccaGAAAGGACACCAGCACAGCAGCCAACAAAAG CACTGTAAGGAGAGCCAACTCAAACGAACATGTGGGGACCCTTACTCGGAAAGATTCGGGTGACTCCAAGGGCAATCGAACCCGCACTGGGTCCACAGGCAGCAACTCCAGCGGTAAAAGAAGTGACAG CAAACAGAGGGATCCAGTGTTCAACGCAG AGGAAGGTTATGTGAAAATGTTCCTTAAGGGTCGTCCCATCACCATGTACATGCCCAAAGACCAAATGGACAGCTACTGTCTAGAGGCAAGAACCGAGCTGCCCAACAACAAACTCAAACTGGACTGGGT TTACGGTTACCGTGGTCGAGACTGTCGATCCAACCTTTATCTGCTTCCCACTGGAGAAACAGTCTATTTCATTGCCTCGGTGGTTGTCCTGTTCAATGTGGACGAGCAGCTGCAGAGACACTACATGGGACACACTGATGACATTAAATG TCTGGCTGTCCATCCAGATAAAATCACCATAGCAACCGGACAAGTGGCAGGCACCTCCTCGGATGGAAAA CAGTTGGCTCCTCATGTTCGTGTCTGGGACTCTGTCAGCCTAAACACCCTCCATGTTCTGGGTGCAGGCTTCTTTGACCGAGCACTAGTCTGCCTGGCTTTCTCAAAATCG AATGGAGGAAACAGTCTTTGTGTTGTTGATGACTCCAATGACCACGTCCTCTCCGTGTGGGACTGGCAGAGAGAAGACCGACTGGCTGAGGTTAAG TGCTCCAATGAGTCAGTGTTCGCGGCAGACTTTCATCCAACGGACAGCAACATCATAGTGACCTGTGGCAAATCTCATCTCTATTTTTGGACTATGGAGAAAGGCATACTGGTCAAAAAGCAAGGATTGTTTGAG AAACAAGAGAAGCCcaagtttgtgttgtgtgtgacCTTCGCAGAAAATGGAGACGCGATCACTGGAGACTCAAGTGGAAACATTCTGGTGTGGGGAAAAG GCACTAATCGCATCAGCCACGTCATTCAGGGAGCTCACGAGGGCAGCATCTTTGCTGTGTGCATGCTGAGAAATGGCACACTGGTGTCAGGGGGGAAAGACCGCAGACTTGTTTCCTGGGACAGCAGTTACCAACAAATACAAACAGTGGAG GTACCTGAGTTATTTGGTCCCATTCGGACCATAGCAGAAGGCAGAGGGGAGACTGTGCTCATTGGGACTACAaagaattttgttttacaagGCAGTTTGGATGGAGAATTCACATCCATTACACAG GGTCACACGGATGAATTATGGGGTCTGGCTGTGCATCCCTGGAAACCTCAGTTCCTGACCTGTGGATATGACAGGCAGGTCTGTTTATGGGACTCAAGCAGCCATCAGCTTATTTGGATCAAGAACATTGAA GATACTGCCCAGTCAGCAGGCTTTCACCCATCTGGAGCTGTGGTTGCCATAGGAACCCAAACTGGCAG GTGGCTGGTGCTGGACACCGACTCTAAGGATTTAGTCACAGTGCACACAGATGGGAATGAACAGCTGTCTGTTATGCGCTACGGACCAG ATGGTAACTTCCTGGCTATCGGTTCCCATGACAACTACATCTACATCTACGCTGTAGTAGAGAACGGGAGGAAGTACAGTCGAGTTGGGAAGTGTTCG GGTCATTCCAGTTTCATCACCCATTTGGACTGGTCAGTGGACGCCCAGTACCTCGTATCAAATTCAGGCGACTACGAGATTCTATACT GGATCCCATCAGTGTGCAAACAGGTAGTTAGCGTGGAGAACACCAGAGATATTGATTGGGCCACTTGCACTTGTACTCTAGGCTTCCAGGTCTTTG GTCTGTGGCCTGATGGTTCAGATGGCACCGACATCAATGCAGTGTGCAGGTCTAATGACAGAAGCCTCCTGGTCACTGGGGATGACTTTGGGAAGGTCCATCTCTTATCGTACCCCTGTTCACAGTTCAGG GCTCCCAGCCATATTTATGGTGGCCATAGCAGCCATGTGACCAATGTGACCTTCCTGTCTGATGACAGCAACCTGGTGTCGACTGGTGGGAAGGACATGAGTGTGATGCAGTGGAGGGTTGTCTGA
- the eml1 gene encoding echinoderm microtubule-associated protein-like 1 isoform X7, with protein sequence MEDGFSSYSSLYDTSSLLQFCNDDSASAASSMEVTDRIASLEQRVQMQEDEIQLLKSALADVVRRLNLSEEQQAMGSRRGPTKARPMIATLPLRPTVNNGTILPKKGSGTLPSPSGSGSRKDTSTAANKRMFYLPLSTVRRANSNEHVGTLTRKDSGDSKGNRTRTGSTGSNSSGKRSDSKQRDPVFNAGMRRVTHCKEEGYVKMFLKGRPITMYMPKDQMDSYCLEARTELPNNKLKLDWVYGYRGRDCRSNLYLLPTGETVYFIASVVVLFNVDEQLQRHYMGHTDDIKCLAVHPDKITIATGQVAGTSSDGKQLAPHVRVWDSVSLNTLHVLGAGFFDRALVCLAFSKSNGGNSLCVVDDSNDHVLSVWDWQREDRLAEVKCSNESVFAADFHPTDSNIIVTCGKSHLYFWTMEKGILVKKQGLFEKQEKPKFVLCVTFAENGDAITGDSSGNILVWGKGTNRISHVIQGAHEGSIFAVCMLRNGTLVSGGKDRRLVSWDSSYQQIQTVEVPELFGPIRTIAEGRGETVLIGTTKNFVLQGSLDGEFTSITQGHTDELWGLAVHPWKPQFLTCGYDRQVCLWDSSSHQLIWIKNIEDTAQSAGFHPSGAVVAIGTQTGRWLVLDTDSKDLVTVHTDGNEQLSVMRYGPDGNFLAIGSHDNYIYIYAVVENGRKYSRVGKCSGHSSFITHLDWSVDAQYLVSNSGDYEILYWIPSVCKQVVSVENTRDIDWATCTCTLGFQVFGLWPDGSDGTDINAVCRSNDRSLLVTGDDFGKVHLLSYPCSQFRAPSHIYGGHSSHVTNVTFLSDDSNLVSTGGKDMSVMQWRVV encoded by the exons ATGACAGTGCATCAGCAGCCAGCAGTATGGAGGTGACTGACCGCATCGCCTCTCTGGAGCAGAGGGTCCAAATGCAGGAGGACGAGATTCAGCTGCTCAAGTCTGCTCTAGCCGACGTGGTCCGCAGGCTTAATCTGTCTGAAGAGCAACAGGCCATGGGGTCCCGTAGAGGACCCACCAAAG CCAGGCCAATGATTGCAACTCTGCCGTTACGGCCCACTGTAAACAATGGGACCATCCTACCAAAGAAAGGCAGTGGAACTCTGCCCTCcccatctggatctggatccaGAAAGGACACCAGCACAGCAGCCAACAAAAG AATGTTTTACCTACCTCTCAG CACTGTAAGGAGAGCCAACTCAAACGAACATGTGGGGACCCTTACTCGGAAAGATTCGGGTGACTCCAAGGGCAATCGAACCCGCACTGGGTCCACAGGCAGCAACTCCAGCGGTAAAAGAAGTGACAG CAAACAGAGGGATCCAGTGTTCAACGCAG GGATGCGACGTGTGACCCACTGCAAAG AGGAAGGTTATGTGAAAATGTTCCTTAAGGGTCGTCCCATCACCATGTACATGCCCAAAGACCAAATGGACAGCTACTGTCTAGAGGCAAGAACCGAGCTGCCCAACAACAAACTCAAACTGGACTGGGT TTACGGTTACCGTGGTCGAGACTGTCGATCCAACCTTTATCTGCTTCCCACTGGAGAAACAGTCTATTTCATTGCCTCGGTGGTTGTCCTGTTCAATGTGGACGAGCAGCTGCAGAGACACTACATGGGACACACTGATGACATTAAATG TCTGGCTGTCCATCCAGATAAAATCACCATAGCAACCGGACAAGTGGCAGGCACCTCCTCGGATGGAAAA CAGTTGGCTCCTCATGTTCGTGTCTGGGACTCTGTCAGCCTAAACACCCTCCATGTTCTGGGTGCAGGCTTCTTTGACCGAGCACTAGTCTGCCTGGCTTTCTCAAAATCG AATGGAGGAAACAGTCTTTGTGTTGTTGATGACTCCAATGACCACGTCCTCTCCGTGTGGGACTGGCAGAGAGAAGACCGACTGGCTGAGGTTAAG TGCTCCAATGAGTCAGTGTTCGCGGCAGACTTTCATCCAACGGACAGCAACATCATAGTGACCTGTGGCAAATCTCATCTCTATTTTTGGACTATGGAGAAAGGCATACTGGTCAAAAAGCAAGGATTGTTTGAG AAACAAGAGAAGCCcaagtttgtgttgtgtgtgacCTTCGCAGAAAATGGAGACGCGATCACTGGAGACTCAAGTGGAAACATTCTGGTGTGGGGAAAAG GCACTAATCGCATCAGCCACGTCATTCAGGGAGCTCACGAGGGCAGCATCTTTGCTGTGTGCATGCTGAGAAATGGCACACTGGTGTCAGGGGGGAAAGACCGCAGACTTGTTTCCTGGGACAGCAGTTACCAACAAATACAAACAGTGGAG GTACCTGAGTTATTTGGTCCCATTCGGACCATAGCAGAAGGCAGAGGGGAGACTGTGCTCATTGGGACTACAaagaattttgttttacaagGCAGTTTGGATGGAGAATTCACATCCATTACACAG GGTCACACGGATGAATTATGGGGTCTGGCTGTGCATCCCTGGAAACCTCAGTTCCTGACCTGTGGATATGACAGGCAGGTCTGTTTATGGGACTCAAGCAGCCATCAGCTTATTTGGATCAAGAACATTGAA GATACTGCCCAGTCAGCAGGCTTTCACCCATCTGGAGCTGTGGTTGCCATAGGAACCCAAACTGGCAG GTGGCTGGTGCTGGACACCGACTCTAAGGATTTAGTCACAGTGCACACAGATGGGAATGAACAGCTGTCTGTTATGCGCTACGGACCAG ATGGTAACTTCCTGGCTATCGGTTCCCATGACAACTACATCTACATCTACGCTGTAGTAGAGAACGGGAGGAAGTACAGTCGAGTTGGGAAGTGTTCG GGTCATTCCAGTTTCATCACCCATTTGGACTGGTCAGTGGACGCCCAGTACCTCGTATCAAATTCAGGCGACTACGAGATTCTATACT GGATCCCATCAGTGTGCAAACAGGTAGTTAGCGTGGAGAACACCAGAGATATTGATTGGGCCACTTGCACTTGTACTCTAGGCTTCCAGGTCTTTG GTCTGTGGCCTGATGGTTCAGATGGCACCGACATCAATGCAGTGTGCAGGTCTAATGACAGAAGCCTCCTGGTCACTGGGGATGACTTTGGGAAGGTCCATCTCTTATCGTACCCCTGTTCACAGTTCAGG GCTCCCAGCCATATTTATGGTGGCCATAGCAGCCATGTGACCAATGTGACCTTCCTGTCTGATGACAGCAACCTGGTGTCGACTGGTGGGAAGGACATGAGTGTGATGCAGTGGAGGGTTGTCTGA
- the eml1 gene encoding echinoderm microtubule-associated protein-like 1 isoform X6, with the protein MSDCEGLPTDDSASAASSMEVTDRIASLEQRVQMQEDEIQLLKSALADVVRRLNLSEEQQAMGSRRGPTKDPAMMKKSPSADSSVAKPARPMIATLPLRPTVNNGTILPKKGSGTLPSPSGSGSRKDTSTAANKRMFYLPLSTVRRANSNEHVGTLTRKDSGDSKGNRTRTGSTGSNSSGKRSDSKQRDPVFNAGMRRVTHCKEEGYVKMFLKGRPITMYMPKDQMDSYCLEARTELPNNKLKLDWVYGYRGRDCRSNLYLLPTGETVYFIASVVVLFNVDEQLQRHYMGHTDDIKCLAVHPDKITIATGQVAGTSSDGKQLAPHVRVWDSVSLNTLHVLGAGFFDRALVCLAFSKSNGGNSLCVVDDSNDHVLSVWDWQREDRLAEVKCSNESVFAADFHPTDSNIIVTCGKSHLYFWTMEKGILVKKQGLFEKQEKPKFVLCVTFAENGDAITGDSSGNILVWGKGTNRISHVIQGAHEGSIFAVCMLRNGTLVSGGKDRRLVSWDSSYQQIQTVEVPELFGPIRTIAEGRGETVLIGTTKNFVLQGSLDGEFTSITQGHTDELWGLAVHPWKPQFLTCGYDRQVCLWDSSSHQLIWIKNIEDTAQSAGFHPSGAVVAIGTQTGRWLVLDTDSKDLVTVHTDGNEQLSVMRYGPDGNFLAIGSHDNYIYIYAVVENGRKYSRVGKCSGHSSFITHLDWSVDAQYLVSNSGDYEILYWIPSVCKQVVSVENTRDIDWATCTCTLGFQVFGLWPDGSDGTDINAVCRSNDRSLLVTGDDFGKVHLLSYPCSQFRAPSHIYGGHSSHVTNVTFLSDDSNLVSTGGKDMSVMQWRVV; encoded by the exons ATGACAGTGCATCAGCAGCCAGCAGTATGGAGGTGACTGACCGCATCGCCTCTCTGGAGCAGAGGGTCCAAATGCAGGAGGACGAGATTCAGCTGCTCAAGTCTGCTCTAGCCGACGTGGTCCGCAGGCTTAATCTGTCTGAAGAGCAACAGGCCATGGGGTCCCGTAGAGGACCCACCAAAG ACCCTGCTATGATGAAAAAATCTCCTTCAGCAGACAGCAGTGTTGCAAAGCCAG CCAGGCCAATGATTGCAACTCTGCCGTTACGGCCCACTGTAAACAATGGGACCATCCTACCAAAGAAAGGCAGTGGAACTCTGCCCTCcccatctggatctggatccaGAAAGGACACCAGCACAGCAGCCAACAAAAG AATGTTTTACCTACCTCTCAG CACTGTAAGGAGAGCCAACTCAAACGAACATGTGGGGACCCTTACTCGGAAAGATTCGGGTGACTCCAAGGGCAATCGAACCCGCACTGGGTCCACAGGCAGCAACTCCAGCGGTAAAAGAAGTGACAG CAAACAGAGGGATCCAGTGTTCAACGCAG GGATGCGACGTGTGACCCACTGCAAAG AGGAAGGTTATGTGAAAATGTTCCTTAAGGGTCGTCCCATCACCATGTACATGCCCAAAGACCAAATGGACAGCTACTGTCTAGAGGCAAGAACCGAGCTGCCCAACAACAAACTCAAACTGGACTGGGT TTACGGTTACCGTGGTCGAGACTGTCGATCCAACCTTTATCTGCTTCCCACTGGAGAAACAGTCTATTTCATTGCCTCGGTGGTTGTCCTGTTCAATGTGGACGAGCAGCTGCAGAGACACTACATGGGACACACTGATGACATTAAATG TCTGGCTGTCCATCCAGATAAAATCACCATAGCAACCGGACAAGTGGCAGGCACCTCCTCGGATGGAAAA CAGTTGGCTCCTCATGTTCGTGTCTGGGACTCTGTCAGCCTAAACACCCTCCATGTTCTGGGTGCAGGCTTCTTTGACCGAGCACTAGTCTGCCTGGCTTTCTCAAAATCG AATGGAGGAAACAGTCTTTGTGTTGTTGATGACTCCAATGACCACGTCCTCTCCGTGTGGGACTGGCAGAGAGAAGACCGACTGGCTGAGGTTAAG TGCTCCAATGAGTCAGTGTTCGCGGCAGACTTTCATCCAACGGACAGCAACATCATAGTGACCTGTGGCAAATCTCATCTCTATTTTTGGACTATGGAGAAAGGCATACTGGTCAAAAAGCAAGGATTGTTTGAG AAACAAGAGAAGCCcaagtttgtgttgtgtgtgacCTTCGCAGAAAATGGAGACGCGATCACTGGAGACTCAAGTGGAAACATTCTGGTGTGGGGAAAAG GCACTAATCGCATCAGCCACGTCATTCAGGGAGCTCACGAGGGCAGCATCTTTGCTGTGTGCATGCTGAGAAATGGCACACTGGTGTCAGGGGGGAAAGACCGCAGACTTGTTTCCTGGGACAGCAGTTACCAACAAATACAAACAGTGGAG GTACCTGAGTTATTTGGTCCCATTCGGACCATAGCAGAAGGCAGAGGGGAGACTGTGCTCATTGGGACTACAaagaattttgttttacaagGCAGTTTGGATGGAGAATTCACATCCATTACACAG GGTCACACGGATGAATTATGGGGTCTGGCTGTGCATCCCTGGAAACCTCAGTTCCTGACCTGTGGATATGACAGGCAGGTCTGTTTATGGGACTCAAGCAGCCATCAGCTTATTTGGATCAAGAACATTGAA GATACTGCCCAGTCAGCAGGCTTTCACCCATCTGGAGCTGTGGTTGCCATAGGAACCCAAACTGGCAG GTGGCTGGTGCTGGACACCGACTCTAAGGATTTAGTCACAGTGCACACAGATGGGAATGAACAGCTGTCTGTTATGCGCTACGGACCAG ATGGTAACTTCCTGGCTATCGGTTCCCATGACAACTACATCTACATCTACGCTGTAGTAGAGAACGGGAGGAAGTACAGTCGAGTTGGGAAGTGTTCG GGTCATTCCAGTTTCATCACCCATTTGGACTGGTCAGTGGACGCCCAGTACCTCGTATCAAATTCAGGCGACTACGAGATTCTATACT GGATCCCATCAGTGTGCAAACAGGTAGTTAGCGTGGAGAACACCAGAGATATTGATTGGGCCACTTGCACTTGTACTCTAGGCTTCCAGGTCTTTG GTCTGTGGCCTGATGGTTCAGATGGCACCGACATCAATGCAGTGTGCAGGTCTAATGACAGAAGCCTCCTGGTCACTGGGGATGACTTTGGGAAGGTCCATCTCTTATCGTACCCCTGTTCACAGTTCAGG GCTCCCAGCCATATTTATGGTGGCCATAGCAGCCATGTGACCAATGTGACCTTCCTGTCTGATGACAGCAACCTGGTGTCGACTGGTGGGAAGGACATGAGTGTGATGCAGTGGAGGGTTGTCTGA